The following coding sequences lie in one Paracholeplasma manati genomic window:
- a CDS encoding aminopeptidase C: protein MKAVSLKTIENMHESYQQNTHQKAIRRALAKNPMDSIAYVTEAEQNTQFRFSIDIETLPVTNQKASGRCWLFAGLNIVRELVAKKYQLKDFELSQNYQAFWDKFEKINYFLEAMDDFLTCDGDDRTLKHLLQMGIQDGGQWDMFVSLVDKYGIVPKDQMPETYASSNTAAMNKLINIKLRKYAAEARILASSHLLKEKDALKASVLEELYGFLCTNFGVPPTKIDFEYVNKQNEYNKSSFDSPKSFFDHLGLSLHDYVSIIDSPTQDKPYMRSYTIAYLGNVIGGKPIVHLNLPMSRLKELVIGQLKDKEIVWFGADVARDGDREKGIWDDQAYDYETAFQMHFSMTKEQKLDYLQGAMNHAMVITGVNLENGQPNKWKIENSWGADRGQKGYYLMSGTWFDQNTYQAVVHKKYLTEVELNAYQSKPIVLKPWDPMGSLA, encoded by the coding sequence ATGAAAGCAGTATCCCTAAAAACCATTGAAAACATGCATGAGTCCTATCAACAAAACACGCATCAAAAGGCCATTCGACGCGCCTTAGCAAAGAACCCTATGGACTCAATCGCGTATGTTACAGAAGCCGAACAAAACACCCAATTTAGATTTTCAATCGATATTGAAACCCTACCTGTAACCAATCAAAAAGCATCTGGTCGATGCTGGTTATTCGCAGGTTTAAATATTGTGCGTGAATTGGTTGCGAAAAAATATCAACTCAAAGACTTTGAACTTTCACAAAACTATCAAGCCTTTTGGGATAAATTTGAAAAGATCAATTATTTCTTGGAAGCGATGGATGATTTTTTAACGTGCGATGGCGATGATCGCACCTTAAAACACTTATTACAAATGGGCATTCAAGATGGGGGACAATGGGACATGTTTGTCTCTCTAGTCGATAAATATGGGATTGTTCCAAAGGACCAAATGCCTGAAACCTATGCCTCTTCCAACACAGCTGCGATGAACAAACTCATCAACATCAAATTGCGCAAATACGCTGCAGAAGCGAGAATTTTAGCATCATCCCATCTATTAAAAGAAAAAGATGCCTTGAAAGCATCTGTACTTGAAGAACTCTATGGCTTTTTATGCACCAATTTTGGTGTGCCACCAACCAAGATTGATTTTGAATATGTAAATAAGCAAAATGAGTACAATAAATCCAGTTTTGATTCTCCAAAATCATTTTTTGATCATTTGGGTTTATCATTACACGATTATGTCTCTATCATCGATTCACCTACCCAAGACAAACCTTACATGAGAAGCTATACCATCGCTTATTTAGGCAATGTGATTGGTGGTAAACCGATTGTGCACTTAAACTTACCGATGTCACGCTTAAAAGAACTTGTCATTGGACAACTAAAAGATAAAGAAATCGTTTGGTTTGGTGCCGATGTGGCTAGAGATGGCGACCGTGAAAAAGGGATTTGGGATGACCAAGCCTATGATTACGAAACTGCATTTCAAATGCATTTTTCGATGACCAAAGAACAAAAATTAGACTACCTTCAAGGTGCCATGAACCACGCGATGGTCATCACGGGTGTGAACTTAGAGAATGGTCAACCCAATAAATGGAAGATTGAAAACTCCTGGGGTGCCGACCGTGGTCAAAAAGGATACTATTTGATGAGTGGTACATGGTTTGATCAAAACACATATCAAGCGGTTGTACACAAAAAATATTTAACTGAAGTCGAGTTAAATGCATATCAATCGAAACCCATTGTATTAAAACCATGGGACCCGATGGGTTCTCTAGCATAA
- a CDS encoding nitroreductase family protein produces MTKNNQFDDIILNRRSIRKYKPVEIDETTLRAIFEMALRAPSANNLQPWTFRIIQSAEAKAKYSDLFKWNRSQYETASAMIIILVDTRYASRAEAIYDKAVSIGTMSPEVREKQLNNFKSQNPNSLDVLKVAYIDAGLIAMNLMLSARHFGYDTCPIGGFDKANAPQAFGLENHEAVMAISIGVADDTGHRSVRLDFDQVAKIH; encoded by the coding sequence ATGACAAAAAACAATCAATTTGACGACATTATTTTAAATCGTCGTTCAATCCGTAAATATAAGCCCGTTGAGATAGATGAAACAACCCTGAGGGCAATCTTCGAGATGGCCTTACGAGCCCCTTCTGCCAACAACCTTCAACCATGGACTTTTCGAATCATCCAATCTGCTGAAGCGAAAGCAAAATACTCTGATTTATTCAAATGGAATCGCAGTCAATACGAAACCGCGTCAGCGATGATCATCATCCTCGTGGATACACGCTATGCAAGCCGCGCCGAAGCCATTTATGATAAAGCTGTATCGATTGGTACCATGAGTCCGGAAGTTAGAGAAAAACAACTCAATAATTTCAAGAGTCAGAACCCAAATTCGCTCGATGTATTGAAAGTAGCTTACATTGATGCTGGTTTAATCGCGATGAATTTGATGTTATCAGCCAGACATTTTGGATATGATACTTGTCCAATTGGGGGATTCGATAAAGCCAATGCGCCACAAGCTTTTGGCTTAGAAAACCATGAAGCCGTGATGGCGATATCAATTGGTGTTGCCGATGACACAGGTCATCGTTCAGTTCGTTTAGATTTCGACCAAGTCGCTAAAATCCATTAA
- a CDS encoding histidine phosphatase family protein has protein sequence MTTFIFIRHGEPRYDEVIARGYKNQGYDLGKLTDRGVSQAEAVAKEEILKDADLIVASPYTRALQTAAIISRITQIPLTVENDLHEWMPDTTFGDRKDLDQAYPEFMAQKGIRTAETVFPWESYEVLSKRTHNAIKPYLKYKKVIVVCHGIVMGTFTDIEDMIPHCGIRVKTYDESFFR, from the coding sequence ATGACAACATTTATTTTTATTAGACATGGAGAACCGCGCTATGATGAAGTTATCGCACGCGGTTACAAAAACCAAGGCTACGATTTAGGTAAACTAACGGATCGTGGTGTTTCACAGGCTGAAGCGGTAGCGAAAGAAGAGATACTGAAAGACGCTGATTTGATTGTAGCGTCCCCATACACCAGAGCCCTTCAAACCGCGGCCATCATTTCACGCATTACCCAAATCCCATTAACGGTTGAAAATGATTTGCACGAATGGATGCCGGATACAACCTTTGGTGATCGTAAAGATTTGGACCAAGCTTATCCTGAGTTCATGGCTCAAAAAGGCATTAGAACGGCTGAAACTGTATTCCCATGGGAATCCTATGAAGTATTATCCAAGCGTACACACAACGCGATTAAACCTTATTTGAAATACAAAAAAGTCATTGTCGTTTGTCATGGAATTGTGATGGGGACATTTACCGATATTGAAGATATGATTCCACACTGTGGTATCCGCGTTAAGACCTACGATGAGTCATTTTTCAGATAA
- the mutY gene encoding A/G-specific adenine glycosylase, with protein MSHFSDKLIAWYVVNPRDLPWRQTENPYYIWVSEIMLQQTQAVTVIPYYLRFIQTLPTIQDLAVCEEDKLLKLWEGLGYYSRVRNMQKTAIEIMHKYDGVFPNTYDLLIQLKGIGAYTAGAILSIAFHQKISAVDGNVMRVISRYFGIQDDITLDTTKKQINQLNTTLLSDEQPHLYTQAIIELGATVCTKHQPKCDVCPVRLDCISRQQNLQSIIPIKTKAKAKKERRFITFILEDEQGRFVVEKVTDNLLKGLYLLPQVEADSLQYAIETLESSGYRIQYTEPLGIYKHVFTHLIWYMDVYYGRIDSSINHETVSSFDEVPMATAHKQITTKEKKNVKY; from the coding sequence ATGAGTCATTTTTCAGATAAGCTCATCGCGTGGTACGTGGTGAATCCACGTGATTTACCTTGGCGACAAACAGAAAACCCTTATTACATATGGGTGTCTGAAATCATGTTACAACAAACCCAAGCTGTTACCGTCATCCCTTATTACTTAAGGTTCATTCAAACCTTACCAACCATACAAGATTTAGCAGTCTGTGAAGAAGATAAACTCCTCAAGTTATGGGAAGGTTTAGGCTATTATTCTAGGGTTAGAAACATGCAAAAAACAGCCATTGAAATCATGCATAAATACGATGGTGTTTTTCCCAATACTTATGATCTATTGATTCAACTTAAAGGCATCGGCGCATACACAGCAGGCGCAATCCTATCGATCGCATTCCATCAGAAAATCAGTGCTGTCGATGGCAATGTGATGCGCGTCATTTCAAGGTATTTTGGCATTCAAGATGACATCACTTTGGATACAACAAAAAAACAAATAAACCAGTTAAACACAACCTTATTAAGTGATGAGCAACCCCATTTATACACCCAAGCCATCATTGAATTAGGCGCAACTGTTTGTACCAAACACCAACCTAAGTGCGATGTTTGTCCAGTACGATTGGACTGTATTTCAAGACAACAAAACCTTCAAAGTATCATTCCTATAAAAACAAAAGCTAAAGCCAAAAAAGAGCGTCGTTTTATCACGTTTATTTTAGAAGATGAACAAGGCAGGTTTGTGGTCGAAAAAGTCACGGATAATCTATTAAAAGGACTCTATTTATTGCCACAAGTGGAAGCCGATAGCTTGCAATACGCCATTGAAACCCTTGAATCTAGTGGATATCGTATCCAATATACCGAGCCTTTAGGTATCTACAAACATGTGTTCACGCATTTAATTTGGTACATGGATGTGTATTATGGACGCATCGATTCAAGTATAAATCATGAAACTGTCTCGTCATTTGATGAAGTACCGATGGCGACGGCACATAAACAAATCACAACAAAGGAGAAAAAGAATGTCAAGTATTAG
- a CDS encoding DUF6054 family protein has product MSSIRMQGSGSIDQISGAIYTEIVQGSITGECRLDVKHRFDNGQTRLMVFEKFYYRAGNRASLTVLITEKDDQIFVDAISTGGSTGALIRFNWGAENSFVGLVEKTLRNLGFR; this is encoded by the coding sequence ATGTCAAGTATTAGAATGCAAGGTTCAGGGTCAATCGACCAAATCAGTGGGGCAATCTACACTGAAATCGTCCAAGGTTCGATCACAGGTGAATGCCGTTTAGACGTTAAACACCGTTTTGATAATGGTCAGACACGTTTAATGGTATTCGAAAAGTTTTATTATCGTGCTGGTAATCGTGCCAGTTTAACTGTTTTGATTACAGAAAAGGACGATCAAATCTTTGTTGACGCCATCAGTACAGGTGGCTCAACTGGTGCTCTGATTCGTTTTAACTGGGGTGCGGAAAATAGTTTTGTCGGTTTGGTTGAAAAAACGCTCAGAAATCTGGGTTTTAGATAA